The nucleotide window ACATTTTATAATAAAGTTTGTTGATTGTCTTTAAATGGTTTTAGTTCATTGTGGTGTTGGATACTTGATGCCTGTTCCTCATTTTGTGGCCCTTACGTATTTTTCTTCATGTTTaggtttcaaaaaaaaaaaaaaattccttgaTGATTCATCAATGTTTATGGTTTGTTATATATAGGACCCAAGCATCAAGGAATTGGCTGAGCAGATATCAAAAGATCCTGCATTTAACCAAATGGCAGAGCAGCTTCATAAAACTCTTCAAGGTGCAGGAGCTGAAGAGGGGATCCCTCAGTTTGATTCACAACAATACTATTCCACCATGCAACAGGTCATGCAGAATCCTCAATTTATGACTATGGCTGAACGCCTTGGCAATGCATTGATGCAGGTATATTTGGACTCTATTTTCATTTAATTCCTTTTAATGTTGTCAGAAAATGTTGCACCTCTAGTGATTTGCATTCCAAATCACTCAATCTGGATTGTTTATGTCATTAGCAATTTGGAATGTTGAAGCTAGGATTTTGAAACGCAAACAATAATGAGTACATAATCAAAATCCTAATCACACAAATTTGAGATagttttgttattattatcattattatggtGTAAGTTTGgggattttgttttattttattttttttatagtgttgaagtatgttgcattttttaattgaaatcaaATTTATCATTCTTATAAGATAGTAGAATATCTTTATGGTTATTCTTTTTCAATCCATATATTTTCTGAATTTCACTAAATatgctatttacataatatattttgttTCCCACTGAGAAATTCGAAAGAAatcttcctctcatcataccACATTTATAGATAAGGACATTATATGTTCCTGTTTTCTGTCCACAGTAGAGCAATTTATGCTCTAGGTAACCGAGATTGCTTTCTTTTGGGATGTGCATATTTATGTTCATTTGAGTGGTGCATGTTTTCTTTCCACTAGATTGAAATTTTAGTTGTCTTTCCTTAGGATCCCTCAATGTCTCAAATGCTTGAGAGTTTGGCAAATCCATCACAGAAAGATCAGATTGAGGAACGAATGGCACGAATTAAAGAAGATCCTTCTTTAAAACCTATTTTAGAAGAGATAGAGTCTGGTGGTCCGGCAACAATGATGAGGTTTGGATCCAAAGTAGTTTgattttagtatgaaattgtaacttGCTTATAGGAGTGTGCTAAAAATTGGGGTGTATTACAccattaatgatttaattttgGGCTAAATTTTAGGTTGGTCATTAATATTTGGTTTGTTCCTATTTTATCTCTAAACTTTTAACTGATATATTTTAGAATGGCAAACATCCTCGTAACTTACCTCTATGTATCTTGCTAAATTGGAATTTGTACTCGCATGTGCTTTTACATCTACTTGGGTGTTATGATGACTTgacttaaaatttatatttaattgtccATGATCTTAATTCAAGTTTTAGTAATAGTTCTACTGGATTTTTATCCTTATTGATTGATACAAAATTCAACCGAAAGTTCGTTACCAATGGTGTAATTCATCTCAaaaaattttattcttatttgTGTAGAAAATTATTGATTTAATTCTATTCAATTGATTTATTGCTATTACATTATTAAGGGTAAATAATGCTTGCATAGGTATTGGAATGACAAAGAGGTTCTACAGAAGTTGGGTGAAGCAATGGGTCTCTCTGTTTCTGGAGAAGCAGCTACTTCTGTAGAAAATTCTGGACAAGATGAAGCAGAAGATGGGGGAAATGAAGATGAGTCCATTGTTCACAATTGTGCTAGTGTTGGTGATTTTGAGGTAGAGTACAACATGCACTTATATTTGCTTGATTGTTGGATTTGTTGTCACTTAGTAGGGTATTACGTATTGTTCATATTGGGCAATATGTAATGGATTTTTAGGGCATCAATGGAATATTTTTCATTTCATGTAAACGGAGGTGTATATCAGCTCATATTGGTTGGAAGTTGAAAGAGACAGTTCAAGGCAAGTTGCAACATAATACAATGTTGAGAATCAGAAATTTGTATCATTTTGCAGAGGAGAAACTCGCTGCTGCACTGAAAAGAACAAAAACCTACCCTTTTTTTGGAGCAGTCATTAAATCGTTTGGCATTACCAATTCACCACCACCAACACTGATAGCTattcccttttttcttcttctgACTTCCTCACTTAAATTTATGCTTCATCTCACACAAAAATGTATTGGGCTACTTGATATTTTGGGGTTATTGTTGGGGGGAGGGGGGGGTTGTTTGAAATCAACATCTTTTTTTCTGTAGCGgttcttttcttttaaaaatttaatttctgggtataattataaatattcagATCTATAAGATCTGTGTGCATTTTGAGGAGTTTTTGTCTACAATATATAGCGTCTACTTATTGAATTTTAGGtaataattcttaatttttcaaattaatcACTATATTTGGGGAAAATTAATGATGGATGACAGTGGacgtttatttgaaatttttgtatATATTATGGGTTATTTGCAATTTGTCTGCATTTACagttttcataatttttagattttttaatttatcaatataaattaaattttctgtttaaattataatttatttaattttggatttatatttataaataatattttaacttaataatttttggatttttttttaatttattgatcTGATGCCTTACATTTTTAGTTCAATCCTTATTTTGTTgctgattttagttattttactAACGGTTTAAAAAGAAATGACGGTATTGGCTGTTGATTTGGAAGAATTCAGTCTGATTCCATTGCACCATTTCCAATTCCAATTCGGAAACCTTCCTCAAAATGGCTTCCGATTTTTTTATCTAATACCCTGTCACTCATCTTTATTTTTGTTCCTATCATAAATAGCATCTTGATGTTCTGGGTGATATTGAATTTGTTCTTGTGATAACAAGTTCTATTCTTCTTCATTATCAAAAATTctcatcttatatatatatatatatatatatatttaaattttagttttaactTCAAATAGCTAAAGATATTCTGTGTAAATAGAAATTAAAGTTCTCTTTGTTAATCAATTAGGGTTTGAAAAATGCATTGGCTTCTGGTGCCAACAAGGATGAAGAGGATTCAGAGGGAAGAACAGCATTGCACTTTGCATGTGGATATGGGGAGGTATTATTATTTCTTATAACTCCAAGTGCGCATTTTGGATTTTTGTCCGGGAGGGGGTTGGGTGGGGTGGGAATATTTTACTACTATTGGTCTATGATATATCATGACATATATGGGAATGTCCCAAATCCAATTTAGTAAATTGATGGATTGGCATATTTGAGTATTCTGGACGTAAAAATTCAGGTGCTTAGACCTTCTATATTGCAAGGAGGGAGTGCTTAGTTGATGAATGTCTGCACTTGGAAGCTTGCAGCATGCCAAATATAATATGGccagttattgttgatagattgtaGTCACAGTTGTTAAAAGCAAAAAACTCTTAAGTGCCAAGGGCTTGAAAAACTTAGGGACAAGTTGCACATGTTCTTAGGGGTTTCGCCCCCTAGACAAGGTAACCAGAGACAAAATGTCTATTAACTCATAATAAGATAGGTGTGTGGTCAAGTGAAATGCACATCTTTGAAGTAAACTGCATAATAATTTATATGAGAAAGTGTTATGGCATACAATATTAagaaaacttaaaatgaaatcttAATCGTAATTGAACCTTAAATGGGCTTTGTTGGACTTAAGAAGCATAGAAATTAAATGGCAAAACTAAAATCACGCTACTTCAAAGTTTTGTGATTCACATCTCTAGGCAGGCCAAGATGATAAGGAGCTTTGTTATTATGTTGAGTTTACAAatgctcttcttttttttttttttttttttttgggataagGTCCAAAAAAATCCTGAATTTTGAGGTTTTTTTCAATTCTACCTAAACTTTTAGTTTTAACAAAAATACCATGAACTTTTAATTTGTTTGCAATTGTATTCTGTTGTCTATTCTACTATTAATGCTAATGGATTTTGCCGTGTCAGCATAGGAAATGTTCAAAAAAAACTAGACTTTGCCTTTATTTATAATTGTAtcctgaactttttttttttttttaaacaaatgtacctgaactttgaatttcaattgaaCTCCATCGTAAGTTGTCCCATTCAATACTAATAGAGGTGTCATGTCAACACTTTTAATCCCAAATTGATACTTATTAAACCTAATTTACCGTAGAAGaaaaaaatttcatttctagcaaaacggatactattttcataaaaaatgcaAAGATTCATCTTCAACCTACCTTGACAAGCCATCACTTTTGTTATGCTTACCTCTGCCCAACCCAACTCTAATCTTATGAAAACTTAATCTCACTCCCCATCAACATCCCCTCTTCACAACTTAACTAGACTCATCTTGACAATCCCAAAATAGGACCCGTTAATTCATCAATTAgggtttattttattataaattgggTTAAATTGGTTTTAATTTGGGAATTAGAAGTGCTAACCTGGCACCTCTTTGAGCATTTAATGAAGTAACTAACGGTGGGGTTCAATTGTAGTGAATTTCAAAGTTCATGATATATTTGTTAAATAAAAATAGTTTAGGGTACAACTGTATATAAAAAAAAGGGGTAAAGTTTGTGGTTTTTTTAGACATTTTCACCGTTAGAATTAACGGTGGAACAGACAGCAAAGTGAAATTGTAAAAATGTTCAAAGTTTAGGGTATTTTTGTTCAAAAATAAAGTTGGGGTTAGAATTATTAAAAACCTCAAAATTTAGGGTTTTTTTAGACATTATCCCTTTTTTCTCTATTCTAAGAACTCATAAAATGTTAACTagtgaaaacttataattaaaaAACTGAGTTGTATGGCATGTTTGGGTACAAGTGAAATTGCGAAGAGTCTTTTTCTCTTTTCATTGGAAAATGGAAAGACATGTTGGGTGAGGAACATTTGTAGGGGGAAAGGACATGTCACCTTGTGGTTTTGGGCTAGATGTGTAGCCTGTGTATTAGTCACTCATGATTTATTTGCtcttaaatgaatttaaataatgtTGTCATCTTATCAGCCCATGTGTGTTAATCTTATTAGTTTTAAATCAATTCAACTAGGTCAGTTGTTATGTGCTGAGATTACCGTCTCTTTACAATCTTAGGTTTATTATACtgtaaaacaaaaacaaaaacaatACAGCAAATATTGCAGATCCGTGGCTAAAATTGAATGCGCCTTTTTTCATATCTCTTAACTCTATATGTCCCTGCTTTGTGTGCCTGATATGCACCTAACTGAAGTAATTTTGACCAAGGACTTCCTCCTTGCACTGTGGGCCATCCTAAGGAGTGCTTTCAACAATGCTGTTTATTTCTTGATCCAAGTTCTTGATGTAGTCACATGTTTGTATATTGATTGTGCTGTCAGATGGTTCAGAGAGTTCTGGAAATGCAAAGACAAATAGGCCAAGATTTTTTTGGTTGCATGGAAGTAAGCAAATGcacttaaaatttcattttcatttACTTTTTGCAGGTAAAGTGCGCTCAAATTCTTCTTGAGGCAGGAGCAACTGTTGATGCACTGGATAAAAATAAGAACACTGCGCTTCATTATGCAGCTGGATATGGAAGGAAGGAATGTGTAGCCCTTCTACTAGAGAATGGCGCTGCTGTGTAAGTCTTTAGCATCAGTTAAGCATGATCTTTTATGGGCTTTATGCAATTTGTTTTTTGTTCCTGTGTAATGAGGCTTCTTCTTGGTTCATTATCAAACTGCAGTACCCTCCAGAACATGGATGGCAAGACTCCCATCGACGTTGCCAAGCTAAATAACCAACATGAGGTACTAAAGTTGCTTGAGAAGGATGCCTTCCTGTAAGTGGGAGGATGAATGTCATGTGCATGCTGTAGGCACCTGAGTGATAGGTCAATTTGTTCTCTATGCTGTCTTTGCTGATGTCAATTGCAAGGTTTTTCAGTCAGTAACAtgatctctcttttttttttttttttctttttttaatttgaaaaaaaaaaaatattcatgGGATTTCTAGAGGGCATGCCATATCATGTGTTGTATTCCCCGGTTCTGTTTAGTTTATTATTAACTACTGTAAACGCCTCTTATGTAATGTTGGGAAACAGTCTgtttcttgttttatcatatgaaTGCCATATTTCAGtatgtttttcatatttttgttcGTGGTTTAATACTTTTGTTTCAAAGAGCAGCTTATGGATTCATTGGTTGGAGGATTTTCAAGATCAGCCTAAACACTTTGATTGTAAGGTTGCATATGGGGATTTGAATAGCTGGGCGTTGGTTACTTAATATGAGAGTCAAATGGGTATTAGATAAAGATAAAATCCCTTTTCATCTACCTACCTCTTTTCATGCTTGGGCGGAAAATGGCCAATTTGTGCAGTCATTTTCAATTAGCACTCTCATCATAATTCGCTCAACTAACAAAAGCTATGCATCTACACCCTGAAAACGACATTCATCCAATGTGGATTTTTGAGAAAGTaaacaaatgataataataaggGTAGAAGAGTCTTGCTAAGGGATGGTATGGTACTGGGTACCCGCAAAATTTACTTGATCATATACATGATATCCAAATCTGTTACTCATTTGAT belongs to Hevea brasiliensis isolate MT/VB/25A 57/8 chromosome 4, ASM3005281v1, whole genome shotgun sequence and includes:
- the LOC110640002 gene encoding ankyrin repeat domain-containing protein 2A, which encodes MASNSNKDVPSDEKTGSSEGKIPKSEMSSGESQSGQGRSSPSPGPGLASNVFDFSAMSGLLNDPSIKELAEQISKDPAFNQMAEQLHKTLQGAGAEEGIPQFDSQQYYSTMQQVMQNPQFMTMAERLGNALMQDPSMSQMLESLANPSQKDQIEERMARIKEDPSLKPILEEIESGGPATMMRYWNDKEVLQKLGEAMGLSVSGEAATSVENSGQDEAEDGGNEDESIVHNCASVGDFEGLKNALASGANKDEEDSEGRTALHFACGYGEVKCAQILLEAGATVDALDKNKNTALHYAAGYGRKECVALLLENGAAVTLQNMDGKTPIDVAKLNNQHEVLKLLEKDAFL